In Pedobacter sp. WC2423, the following are encoded in one genomic region:
- a CDS encoding D-alanyl-D-alanine carboxypeptidase gives MELKKVYRIQWFFIPALLILLMLESCSVQHRLAKNVSHFLRNSPVLHSHLVGFALSELDQQGMIYAQNADKYFIPASNTKLYTFYAGLKLIPDSIPSIRYIERGDSLIFWGTGDPSFLKRGMREEKTFKFLSTSKRQLFFAPGRYTGYAYGQGWAWDDYNDDTQAEITELPMMDNLVRFKNEKGRFTVNPQHFSDCLLKDTLNHQKEFRVVRVLEKNEFKYPPGVIPADFIQLVPYQTSTLNTLNLLRDTLRRDVQLIQLEMPATAKTIYNSRSEDLFREMLLPSDNFIAEQLLLVYSNQFQQKLSGTDAIRYMLDKYLKDLPDRPRWVDGSGVSRMNLFSPRDMIMLLQMIDKEVNNREKLFSMLPAGGLRGTLKNAYPKTTHPFVFAKTGTFSNNYNQSGYIVTKKGKILAFSFMNNNFMTPIKELQAEMARLMGYIHDQY, from the coding sequence ATGGAATTAAAAAAAGTATACCGTATTCAGTGGTTTTTTATACCGGCATTGTTGATTCTGCTGATGCTTGAAAGCTGCTCCGTGCAGCATCGGTTAGCTAAAAATGTTTCTCATTTTTTAAGGAATTCACCTGTTCTCCATTCGCATCTTGTCGGATTTGCCCTTTCGGAATTAGATCAGCAGGGAATGATTTATGCGCAAAATGCGGACAAATATTTCATTCCAGCTTCTAATACCAAGTTATATACTTTTTACGCAGGACTGAAACTGATACCTGATTCCATTCCGTCCATACGGTACATAGAGCGCGGAGATTCTCTTATCTTCTGGGGTACAGGAGATCCTTCCTTTTTGAAGCGCGGAATGCGGGAGGAAAAAACCTTTAAATTTTTAAGCACCAGTAAAAGGCAATTGTTTTTTGCACCAGGCAGGTATACAGGTTATGCTTATGGACAAGGCTGGGCATGGGACGATTACAACGATGATACCCAGGCAGAAATAACAGAACTGCCTATGATGGATAACCTGGTCAGGTTCAAAAATGAAAAGGGAAGATTCACAGTTAATCCACAGCATTTTAGCGATTGTCTGTTGAAAGATACTTTAAATCATCAAAAGGAATTCAGGGTAGTCAGAGTGTTAGAAAAGAACGAATTTAAATATCCTCCGGGGGTTATTCCTGCTGATTTTATACAGTTGGTTCCTTATCAAACTAGTACTTTAAATACGTTGAACCTATTGAGAGATACCTTAAGACGTGATGTACAGCTTATTCAGCTGGAGATGCCGGCTACTGCAAAAACAATTTATAACAGCAGGTCTGAAGACCTTTTCCGGGAGATGCTTTTGCCAAGTGATAATTTTATTGCTGAGCAGCTGCTGTTGGTTTATTCGAATCAGTTTCAGCAGAAATTAAGCGGTACTGATGCAATCCGGTATATGCTGGACAAATACCTGAAGGATTTGCCAGATCGCCCGCGCTGGGTAGATGGATCGGGCGTATCCCGGATGAACTTGTTCAGCCCCAGAGATATGATTATGCTGCTCCAAATGATCGATAAAGAGGTAAATAACAGAGAAAAACTTTTCAGCATGCTTCCTGCCGGAGGTCTGCGCGGGACACTTAAAAATGCCTATCCTAAAACAACACATCCTTTTGTATTTGCCAAAACAGGAACCTTTTCCAATAATTATAACCAGAGTGGTTATATCGTCACCAAAAAGGGAAAAATACTTGCCTTTTCTTTCATGAATAATAATTTTATGACCCCTATTAAAGAGTTACAGGCTGAAATGGCCAGACTTATGGGATACATCCACGATCAGTATTAA
- a CDS encoding zinc-dependent metalloprotease translates to MNSKTKLLVIAGICFLGTVCSETASAQKKSKKTATTAAPAPTIPAPKKEGLKPFSEVITAKARTKNGLFKTYKVDDKWYFEIPDTLLNREMLVVTRLNKVPSGVSVGNQQYGGEELNDQVWQWERRGKQVFIRVPSYSVRADSTSDMYQSVKNSNLSTILASFEIKAYNKDTTGVVIDVTDFYNGDVVAIGATDALRKAYKASALDAGRSYIDTIKTFPINIEVVTSKTYRSAESPIDNSIGAVTFEFNTSMLLLPKTPVKARLTDPRVGYFGQSQTDYGTDAQKAERTAYIHRWNLVPKDTAAYMRGELVEPVKPIVIYIDPATPKKWVPYLIQGINDWQAAFQEAGFKNAIIGKEAPTPAQDPDFSVEDSRYSVVRYFASNIANAYGPHVSDPRTGQILETHIGWYHNVMNLLRNWYFVQTAAINPAARKAKFDDKQMGELIRFVSSHEIGHTLGLPHNFGSSYAYPVDSLRSKTFTNTHGTAPSIMDYARFNYIAQPGDGVTKLHPEIGEYDKWSIKWGYTWFPGNLTAKQERAKLDVWTIAKSGNPLYYYGRQGTSLDPRLQSEDLGDNAMKASTYGIANLKRILPNIEIWTYQKGEDFSDLKELYNEVITQYSRYMGHVRANVGGMSENFKTTDQKGTVYSYLPKVKQKEAITFFNTQLFNTPVWLINNEQLNKFDNGQILNKIKAVQTSTLGQLLAPSRIARLLDNEAKNGTANAYTLPELFTDLKTSVFSASRPDAFKRNLQRSYVETLTQLMTKEMDVPPGANSEGLANYGFTPINVSLSDIRPLARAELKSLLTLTKARALAGDSLTKAHYDDLVIRINDILFPKK, encoded by the coding sequence ATGAATTCAAAAACTAAATTACTGGTTATTGCCGGTATATGTTTTTTAGGTACGGTATGCAGCGAAACTGCTTCCGCACAGAAAAAATCTAAAAAGACAGCCACTACTGCGGCGCCCGCTCCCACTATTCCAGCTCCCAAAAAAGAAGGGCTGAAGCCATTTTCCGAAGTGATTACTGCAAAAGCAAGAACTAAAAATGGATTATTCAAAACTTATAAAGTAGACGATAAGTGGTATTTCGAAATCCCTGACACTTTGCTAAACCGTGAAATGCTTGTCGTTACCCGTTTAAATAAAGTGCCATCCGGTGTATCTGTTGGTAACCAGCAATATGGAGGAGAAGAATTAAATGACCAGGTTTGGCAATGGGAACGCCGCGGAAAACAGGTTTTTATCCGTGTACCCAGTTATTCTGTAAGAGCCGACAGCACTTCAGATATGTATCAATCTGTTAAAAATTCAAACCTGTCTACAATTCTTGCCAGTTTTGAGATTAAAGCTTACAATAAGGACACCACAGGCGTTGTGATTGATGTCACTGATTTTTACAATGGTGATGTCGTGGCTATCGGCGCTACTGATGCCTTAAGGAAAGCCTATAAAGCAAGTGCTTTAGATGCCGGACGTTCTTATATAGACACGATCAAAACTTTCCCGATAAATATAGAAGTAGTGACCAGCAAAACTTACAGATCGGCAGAATCACCAATCGACAATAGTATTGGTGCGGTAACTTTTGAATTCAATACTTCGATGCTCCTTTTACCAAAAACACCAGTTAAAGCGAGATTAACAGATCCAAGAGTAGGTTATTTCGGCCAATCCCAAACAGATTACGGAACAGATGCCCAAAAAGCTGAACGCACGGCCTATATCCACCGATGGAACCTCGTTCCTAAAGATACTGCGGCTTATATGCGCGGCGAACTGGTAGAGCCTGTTAAACCAATTGTAATTTATATTGATCCGGCCACTCCAAAAAAATGGGTCCCTTATTTAATTCAGGGGATTAATGACTGGCAGGCCGCCTTTCAGGAAGCAGGATTTAAAAATGCAATTATCGGAAAGGAAGCCCCTACTCCTGCACAGGATCCTGATTTCAGTGTAGAGGATTCCAGATACTCTGTTGTACGTTATTTTGCTTCAAATATCGCGAATGCTTATGGCCCTCATGTTTCTGATCCACGTACCGGACAAATTCTGGAAACACATATTGGGTGGTACCATAATGTCATGAATTTATTAAGAAACTGGTATTTTGTGCAAACCGCTGCCATTAATCCGGCAGCAAGAAAAGCCAAATTTGATGACAAACAAATGGGTGAACTGATCCGTTTTGTTTCTTCACACGAAATTGGACATACGCTTGGCCTGCCTCATAATTTTGGTTCAAGTTATGCTTATCCGGTAGATTCTCTTCGTTCGAAAACCTTTACCAATACCCATGGAACAGCACCGTCTATTATGGATTATGCGCGTTTCAATTATATCGCACAACCTGGTGATGGGGTAACGAAGTTACATCCTGAAATAGGTGAATATGATAAATGGTCTATTAAATGGGGCTATACTTGGTTTCCTGGTAACTTAACCGCTAAACAGGAAAGAGCAAAACTGGATGTATGGACGATCGCTAAATCAGGAAATCCATTGTATTATTATGGCCGTCAGGGCACAAGCCTTGATCCGCGCTTACAAAGTGAGGATTTAGGCGACAATGCAATGAAAGCCAGCACTTATGGTATTGCTAATTTAAAGCGTATCCTTCCGAATATAGAAATATGGACTTACCAGAAAGGAGAGGATTTCAGTGACCTTAAAGAGCTCTACAATGAAGTTATTACGCAGTACAGCAGATATATGGGCCATGTAAGAGCAAATGTTGGCGGCATGAGTGAGAACTTTAAAACGACTGATCAGAAAGGAACTGTTTATTCTTATTTGCCTAAAGTTAAACAAAAAGAAGCAATCACATTTTTCAATACACAGTTGTTTAATACTCCGGTATGGCTGATTAATAATGAGCAGCTGAATAAATTCGATAACGGACAAATATTGAATAAAATAAAAGCAGTGCAAACCAGTACACTAGGTCAGTTACTGGCTCCTTCCCGTATTGCACGCTTACTGGACAATGAGGCTAAAAATGGTACAGCAAATGCCTATACGCTTCCTGAACTGTTTACCGACCTGAAAACAAGCGTATTCTCTGCCAGCAGACCAGATGCTTTTAAACGTAATTTACAACGTTCTTATGTAGAGACGTTAACACAATTGATGACCAAAGAAATGGATGTTCCACCAGGAGCAAACTCCGAAGGACTTGCTAATTATGGCTTTACCCCTATTAATGTTTCTTTGTCGGATATAAGACCATTGGCAAGAGCTGAATTGAAATCACTGTTAACGCTCACTAAAGCAAGAGCTTTAGCTGGTGACAGCTTAACAAAAGCACATTATGATGATCTGGTAATCAGGATCAATGACATTCTTTTTCCTAAAAAATAA
- a CDS encoding MFS transporter → MQKSDQSIYTLQFGLVCLSSFLFSASFNMLIPELPAYLSAMGGAAYKGLIVALFTLTAGISRPFSGKLTDTIGRVPIMAVGSIVCFVCGFLYPVLTTVAGFLFLRLIHGFSTGFKPTATAAYVADLVPKNRWGEAMGIHGICFSTGMAIGPAIGSTITDHFSINVLFYCSSIFALSSIVILGNMKETLKEKKPFSFSLLKIKRQDIIEWRVIPAALITLLSYVSYGVILTVVGDWSKYLGTSNKGLFFMVFTLASLLIRFVAGKASDKHGRILILKISLALLAVSLLCIGFANSSFTLMAASALYGVATGMLSPTVNAWTIDLSDPKHRGKAMATMYIALEAGIGLGALLAGWLFIDNIKTIPHTFFICTGITIAALVYLQFIWKPKLAVTA, encoded by the coding sequence ATGCAAAAGTCCGATCAATCGATTTATACCCTGCAATTTGGCCTGGTATGTTTAAGTTCCTTCCTTTTTTCTGCCAGTTTTAATATGCTGATTCCCGAATTGCCTGCCTATCTGAGTGCGATGGGTGGTGCTGCTTATAAAGGATTGATCGTGGCACTGTTTACGCTTACAGCAGGTATCTCCAGACCTTTTAGTGGTAAACTGACAGATACTATCGGCCGTGTGCCGATAATGGCTGTAGGCTCAATAGTTTGCTTTGTCTGCGGATTCTTATATCCTGTACTGACTACAGTTGCCGGATTTCTGTTTCTTAGATTAATTCATGGGTTTTCTACTGGATTTAAGCCAACAGCAACAGCAGCTTACGTAGCAGATCTGGTTCCAAAAAACAGGTGGGGAGAAGCGATGGGGATTCATGGAATTTGTTTCAGTACAGGTATGGCCATCGGCCCTGCCATTGGAAGTACCATAACCGATCATTTTTCCATTAACGTCTTGTTTTATTGCTCTTCAATTTTTGCTTTATCATCCATTGTAATTCTTGGAAATATGAAAGAAACCCTGAAAGAAAAAAAACCTTTCAGCTTCTCCTTATTGAAAATTAAAAGACAGGATATTATTGAATGGAGAGTGATTCCTGCAGCTTTAATTACATTGCTGAGTTATGTGAGTTATGGTGTAATCCTGACTGTAGTCGGAGATTGGAGCAAATATCTCGGCACTAGTAATAAAGGCTTGTTTTTTATGGTATTTACCCTGGCTTCTTTACTGATCCGGTTTGTAGCAGGTAAAGCCTCTGACAAGCATGGAAGGATCTTAATCCTTAAAATATCCCTGGCATTACTGGCCGTTTCGCTGTTATGTATAGGCTTTGCGAATTCATCTTTTACCTTAATGGCCGCTTCAGCACTATACGGCGTAGCAACAGGAATGCTTTCACCAACAGTAAATGCCTGGACAATAGATCTGAGCGATCCGAAACATCGCGGCAAGGCTATGGCAACCATGTACATTGCACTGGAAGCCGGAATTGGTTTAGGAGCTTTGCTGGCAGGATGGTTATTTATTGACAATATCAAAACAATACCCCATACATTTTTCATCTGTACAGGCATTACCATTGCAGCATTAGTTTACCTGCAATTTATCTGGAAGCCGAAGCTTGCAGTTACAGCTTAG
- a CDS encoding alanine dehydrogenase, which produces MATGLREEMASIAQKGLLQPKETLSEIKQKSNSLYIGIPKEISFQETRIALTPLSVALLVNHGHKVLLESGAGTGANFSDNDYSEQGAQITFNKKDVYDADIIVKIAPPTLEEINLMHKGQTLISALQMGALKEGYLKALLNKKINALCFENLRDEGNILTVVRAMSEIVGATSIFIAAEYLSSVTGGKGLMLGGFTGVPPTEIVILGAGTVGEYAARTALSLGAEVKVFDSSIYRLRRLQNNLGSRVFTSVMQPIVLGKAVTTCDVVIGAIRATHGRSPCIVTEETVSRMKPDSVVIDVSIDQGGCFETSEVTNHKDPVFRKHDVIHYCVPNIASRVPRTASYALTNIFTPILVDIGEMGGLMSLIWNKPGIREALYIYKGHLTSKDLAARFNLPYKDIELLVAANQ; this is translated from the coding sequence ATGGCTACAGGATTACGGGAAGAAATGGCCTCTATTGCTCAGAAAGGACTGCTACAGCCTAAAGAGACATTGTCAGAAATCAAACAGAAAAGCAACAGCCTTTATATTGGAATCCCTAAAGAGATCTCTTTTCAGGAAACCCGGATTGCACTTACGCCTTTATCAGTTGCATTATTGGTCAATCATGGCCATAAAGTATTGCTGGAAAGTGGTGCAGGTACAGGTGCAAACTTCTCTGACAATGATTACAGCGAACAGGGTGCACAGATTACATTCAATAAAAAGGATGTATATGATGCTGATATTATCGTAAAGATAGCCCCGCCAACGTTAGAAGAAATCAATCTGATGCATAAGGGCCAGACACTGATCTCTGCTTTGCAGATGGGTGCACTTAAAGAAGGTTATCTGAAAGCGTTACTCAATAAAAAGATCAATGCTTTATGTTTTGAGAATCTAAGAGATGAAGGAAATATTTTAACAGTTGTACGCGCAATGAGCGAGATCGTAGGGGCTACTTCCATCTTTATTGCCGCAGAGTATTTAAGCAGTGTAACCGGTGGTAAAGGCTTGATGCTGGGTGGTTTTACTGGTGTCCCCCCTACAGAAATTGTGATTCTTGGCGCTGGAACGGTTGGAGAATATGCAGCCAGAACAGCACTTTCATTAGGTGCTGAGGTCAAAGTATTCGACAGTTCTATATACCGTTTGCGCCGCCTTCAGAATAACCTGGGAAGCCGTGTATTTACTTCTGTAATGCAGCCTATCGTGTTAGGAAAAGCGGTAACAACCTGTGATGTGGTCATCGGTGCTATCCGGGCTACACATGGCAGGAGCCCTTGTATTGTAACCGAAGAGACTGTAAGCAGAATGAAACCAGACTCTGTTGTCATTGATGTGAGCATAGATCAGGGCGGATGTTTTGAAACCTCTGAGGTCACTAACCATAAAGATCCTGTTTTCAGAAAACATGATGTTATCCATTATTGCGTGCCTAATATCGCATCCAGAGTACCCAGAACAGCATCCTATGCCTTAACCAATATCTTTACCCCAATCCTGGTGGATATAGGCGAGATGGGTGGCCTGATGAGCCTGATCTGGAATAAACCAGGCATCAGGGAAGCACTTTATATTTATAAAGGCCACCTGACCAGTAAAGATCTGGCTGCGAGATTTAATCTTCCTTATAAAGACATCGAATTATTAGTTGCTGCCAATCAATAG